A single window of Pseudomonas benzenivorans DNA harbors:
- a CDS encoding twin transmembrane helix small protein has product MLKAAIVILLLATLVSLFSGLFFLVKDEGRSSRLVNALTVRVTLTALTVGLIAWGFYSGQLSSQVTW; this is encoded by the coding sequence ATGCTCAAGGCCGCGATCGTCATCCTGCTGCTGGCCACCCTGGTCAGCCTGTTCAGCGGCCTGTTCTTCCTGGTCAAGGACGAGGGCCGCAGCTCCCGCCTGGTCAATGCCCTGACCGTCCGCGTGACGCTCACCGCGCTCACCGTCGGCCTGATCGCCTGGGGCTTCTACAGCGGCCAGCTGAGCTCCCAGGTCACCTGGTAG
- a CDS encoding methionine ABC transporter ATP-binding protein, which produces MIEFQSVHKAYHVAGRAITALQPTDLHIARGEVFGIIGHSGAGKSTLLRLINRLEEPSGGRIVVDGVDATALDANGLRRFRQRVGMIFQHFNLLSSKTVADNVALPLKLAGELSRRDIEQRVAALLARVGLQEHANKYPAQLSGGQKQRVGIARALATEPKILLCDEATSALDPQTTASVLQLLTEINRELGLTIVLITHEMDVIRRVCDRVAVMDAGVIVEQGPVAEVFLHPRHLTTRRFVLESEHVDEHEQHDDFAHVEGSILRLTFQGEATYAPLLGTVARETGVDYSILAGRIDRIKDTPYGQLTLALTGGDLNAALARFEAADVHLEVLR; this is translated from the coding sequence GTGATCGAATTCCAGTCTGTCCACAAGGCGTACCACGTCGCCGGACGCGCCATTACGGCCCTGCAGCCGACCGACCTGCACATCGCCCGCGGCGAGGTGTTCGGCATCATCGGTCACTCCGGCGCCGGCAAGAGCACCCTGCTGCGCCTGATCAACCGCCTGGAGGAGCCCTCCGGGGGGCGCATCGTCGTCGACGGCGTCGACGCCACCGCCCTGGACGCGAACGGTCTGCGGCGCTTCCGCCAGCGGGTGGGGATGATCTTCCAGCACTTCAACCTGCTGTCCTCCAAGACCGTGGCCGACAACGTCGCCCTGCCGCTGAAGCTGGCCGGCGAACTGTCGCGCCGCGACATCGAGCAGCGGGTCGCCGCCCTTCTGGCCCGCGTCGGCCTGCAGGAGCACGCCAACAAGTACCCGGCGCAGCTGTCCGGCGGGCAGAAGCAGCGGGTCGGCATTGCCCGCGCCCTGGCCACCGAGCCGAAGATCCTGCTGTGCGACGAGGCCACCAGCGCCCTCGACCCGCAGACCACCGCCTCGGTGCTGCAGCTATTGACCGAGATCAACCGCGAGCTGGGCCTGACCATCGTGCTGATCACCCACGAGATGGACGTGATCCGCCGGGTCTGCGACCGCGTGGCGGTGATGGATGCCGGCGTCATCGTCGAGCAGGGACCGGTGGCCGAGGTGTTCCTGCACCCACGCCACCTCACCACCCGGCGCTTCGTGCTGGAGTCCGAGCATGTCGACGAACACGAGCAGCACGACGATTTCGCCCATGTCGAAGGCAGCATCCTGCGCCTGACCTTCCAGGGCGAGGCCACATATGCGCCACTGCTCGGCACCGTGGCCCGGGAGACCGGGGTCGACTACAGCATCCTCGCCGGGCGCATCGACCGGATCAAGGACACGCCCTACGGTCAACTGACTCTGGCCCTCACCGGCGGCGATCTGAACGCCGCACTGGCGCGCTTCGAGGCCGCCGACGTGCACCTGGAGGTGTTGCGCTGA
- a CDS encoding COX15/CtaA family protein has protein sequence MHKPGYRLALFATLLALLVVMLGAYTRLSHAGLGCPDWPGCYGFIGVPMSEQSQALAEARFPEAPLEVAKGWAEMVHRYFAGSLGLVILALAVQALRQRGTPGQPLKLPLLLLGLVTLQAAFGMWTVTLKLWPQVVTAHLLGGFATLSLLFLLTLRLSGAAAPLPRLPVALRGLAALALALLIGQIALGGWVSSNYAAVACVDLPTCHGQWWPAMDFANGFHLTQHIGPNYLGGQLDSDARTAIHMSHRLGALLVTGVLLLLAWRLRAAGLPRLAALLVLALGVQVGLGISNVLLHLPLAVAVAHNAGGALLLLCLVLINQRLHLAVMAWAGALHTQRDAQSGNSRLHVLPSE, from the coding sequence ATGCATAAACCCGGATATCGCCTGGCCCTGTTCGCCACCCTGCTGGCCCTGCTGGTGGTCATGCTCGGGGCCTACACCCGGCTCAGCCACGCCGGCCTGGGCTGCCCGGACTGGCCCGGCTGCTACGGCTTCATCGGCGTGCCGATGAGCGAGCAGAGCCAGGCCCTGGCCGAGGCGCGCTTTCCCGAGGCGCCGCTGGAGGTGGCCAAGGGCTGGGCGGAAATGGTCCATCGCTACTTCGCCGGCAGCCTTGGCCTGGTGATCCTCGCCTTGGCCGTACAGGCACTGCGCCAGCGTGGTACGCCGGGGCAGCCACTCAAGCTGCCGTTGCTGCTGCTCGGGCTGGTCACGCTGCAGGCCGCGTTCGGCATGTGGACGGTAACCCTGAAACTTTGGCCGCAGGTGGTCACCGCCCACCTGCTGGGCGGCTTCGCCACCCTCAGCCTGTTGTTCCTGCTGACCCTGCGGCTGTCCGGTGCGGCCGCGCCGTTGCCCCGGCTACCCGTTGCGCTGCGCGGTCTGGCGGCCCTGGCACTGGCTCTGCTGATCGGCCAGATCGCCCTCGGCGGCTGGGTCAGCAGCAACTATGCGGCGGTCGCCTGTGTCGACCTGCCGACCTGCCACGGCCAATGGTGGCCGGCGATGGATTTCGCCAACGGCTTCCACCTGACCCAGCACATCGGCCCGAACTACCTCGGCGGCCAGCTCGACAGCGACGCGCGCACCGCCATCCACATGAGCCACCGCCTCGGCGCCCTGCTGGTCACTGGGGTGCTGCTGCTGCTGGCCTGGCGCCTGCGCGCCGCCGGCCTGCCGCGCCTGGCTGCCCTGCTGGTGCTCGCACTTGGCGTGCAGGTCGGCCTGGGCATCAGCAACGTGCTGCTGCACCTGCCACTGGCCGTCGCCGTGGCCCACAACGCCGGCGGCGCCCTGCTGCTGCTGTGCCTGGTACTGATCAATCAGCGGCTGCACCTGGCCGTCATGGCTTGGGCCGGCGCGCTTCACACGCAGCGAGACGCACAGTCGGGCAACAGCCGTCTGCACGTACTGCCAAGCGAATAA
- a CDS encoding VOC family protein, with protein sequence MSLAPFHLAIPVHDLAAARHFYGEVFGCAEGRSSAQWVDFDFFGHQLVIHEAPKMAYQEAAHSNPVDGHDVPVPHFGVVLGWDDWQRLADRLQARGTRFVIEPHVRFEGQVGEQATLFLLDPCGNALEFKAFRDIGQLFAK encoded by the coding sequence ATGTCACTCGCCCCCTTTCACCTGGCCATTCCCGTGCACGACCTGGCTGCCGCCCGGCATTTCTACGGCGAGGTGTTCGGCTGCGCCGAAGGCCGCAGCAGTGCGCAGTGGGTGGACTTCGACTTCTTCGGCCATCAGCTGGTGATCCACGAGGCGCCGAAGATGGCGTATCAGGAGGCGGCCCACAGCAACCCGGTGGACGGCCACGACGTACCTGTGCCGCATTTCGGCGTGGTGCTGGGATGGGACGACTGGCAGCGACTGGCCGATCGGCTTCAAGCCAGGGGCACACGCTTCGTCATCGAGCCCCATGTGCGCTTCGAAGGCCAGGTCGGTGAGCAGGCCACCCTGTTCCTTCTCGACCCCTGCGGCAATGCCCTGGAGTTCAAGGCGTTCAGGGACATCGGCCAGCTGTTCGCCAAGTAA
- a CDS encoding MetQ/NlpA family ABC transporter substrate-binding protein — protein sequence MKKLLAAFAALTALTAQAESLSVAATAVPHAEILEFVKPALAKDGVELEIKVFTDYVQPNVQVAEKRLDANFFQHQPYLDEFNKSRGTELVAVAGVHVEPFGAYSSKIKSLDALPEGAQVVIPNDATNGGRALLLLQKAGVITLKDASNILATPKDIAENPKGIKVRELEAATLPRVLNQVDLALINTNYALEAKLNPTQDALAIEGSDSPYVNILVARADNKDNAALQKLAKALNSAEVKAFIAEKYQGAVVPAF from the coding sequence ATGAAAAAACTGCTCGCGGCCTTCGCCGCCCTCACCGCCCTCACCGCCCAGGCGGAATCCCTCAGCGTCGCCGCCACCGCGGTGCCGCACGCGGAGATCCTCGAATTCGTCAAGCCGGCCCTGGCCAAGGACGGCGTGGAACTGGAGATCAAGGTCTTCACCGACTACGTGCAGCCCAACGTGCAGGTGGCCGAGAAGCGCCTGGACGCCAACTTCTTCCAGCACCAGCCCTACCTGGATGAGTTCAACAAGAGCCGCGGCACCGAGCTGGTCGCCGTCGCCGGCGTGCACGTCGAGCCCTTCGGCGCCTACTCCAGCAAGATCAAGAGCCTCGACGCCCTGCCCGAGGGCGCCCAGGTGGTGATCCCCAACGACGCCACCAATGGCGGCCGCGCCCTGCTGCTGCTGCAGAAGGCCGGGGTGATCACGCTCAAGGACGCCAGCAACATCCTCGCCACGCCCAAGGACATCGCCGAGAACCCCAAGGGCATCAAGGTACGTGAGCTGGAAGCGGCCACCCTGCCGCGCGTGCTGAACCAGGTCGACCTGGCGCTGATCAACACCAACTACGCGCTGGAGGCCAAGCTCAACCCGACCCAGGACGCCCTGGCCATCGAAGGCAGCGACTCGCCCTACGTCAACATCCTGGTCGCCCGTGCCGACAACAAGGACAACGCCGCCCTGCAGAAGCTGGCCAAGGCGCTGAACAGCGCCGAGGTGAAGGCCTTCATCGCCGAGAAGTACCAGGGCGCCGTGGTGCCGGCGTTCTAA
- a CDS encoding SCO family protein yields the protein MTRTQKTVFILVAVVALIIGLTVNKVLTGKGQADPTALLDAGIVLLPQSRELPELSLVDQDGQAFAVDQLKDQWSLLFFGYTFCPDICPATLAELRQLRSLLPEEARDNLRVVMVSVDPHRDTPEQLKKYLGYFDADFTGLTGDPDAIQKLANAVSVPYIPADTREENYTVNHSANLVILGPDGTQRGFIRAPLNNQKLVVQLPELLKPAG from the coding sequence ATGACTCGTACTCAGAAAACCGTCTTCATACTCGTCGCCGTGGTTGCACTGATCATCGGCCTGACCGTCAACAAGGTCCTCACCGGCAAGGGCCAGGCCGACCCCACCGCCCTGCTCGACGCCGGAATCGTGCTGCTGCCGCAGAGCCGCGAACTGCCTGAGTTGAGCCTGGTCGACCAGGACGGTCAGGCGTTCGCCGTCGATCAGCTCAAGGATCAGTGGAGCCTGCTGTTTTTCGGCTACACCTTCTGTCCGGACATCTGCCCGGCCACCCTCGCCGAGCTGCGCCAGCTGCGCAGCCTGCTGCCGGAGGAGGCGCGAGACAACCTGCGCGTGGTGATGGTGAGCGTCGATCCCCATCGCGACACGCCGGAGCAGTTGAAGAAATACCTGGGCTATTTCGACGCTGACTTCACCGGCCTGACCGGCGATCCGGATGCCATCCAGAAGCTGGCCAATGCCGTGAGCGTTCCTTACATCCCGGCCGACACCCGCGAAGAGAACTACACCGTCAACCACAGCGCCAACCTGGTCATCCTCGGGCCGGACGGCACCCAGCGCGGCTTCATCCGTGCGCCGCTGAACAACCAGAAGCTCGTCGTGCAGCTGCCCGAACTGCTCAAGCCCGCCGGCTGA
- a CDS encoding PA5502 family lipoprotein, whose protein sequence is MKSFASRCLVLIAAALLLTACQQAPQVAAPPTDELVSAFRQLDHSLSEGQLEAAERQLAALQQRADGDTRLEQYQRQLAEAYLLRGQQALQSGDLDRATKALSQARSLMPEAPALTTGLDGAIAHARDAELDAADRAHSAAEQAAARAEAARQEQARQLRQAAASQAAAIQASQLPDTPKTPGQPQARVIDPSAASSLVPLPMLDRQDNEALRSLLDQVAEDVVAFRCAVRVEVRQAKDFQWVAALLNVRIKRLDPSFSPQLTQVIKPAQTPRLLLSPAHRQ, encoded by the coding sequence ATGAAGTCGTTCGCCTCACGTTGTCTAGTCCTGATCGCGGCTGCGCTGCTGTTGACCGCCTGCCAGCAGGCGCCCCAGGTCGCGGCGCCGCCCACCGACGAACTGGTCAGCGCCTTTCGCCAACTCGACCACAGCCTGAGCGAGGGCCAGCTGGAAGCCGCCGAGCGCCAGCTCGCCGCCCTGCAGCAGCGTGCCGACGGCGATACCCGCCTGGAACAGTACCAGCGGCAACTGGCCGAAGCCTACCTGCTGCGAGGCCAGCAGGCCCTGCAGAGCGGCGACCTGGACCGCGCCACCAAGGCCCTGAGCCAGGCCCGCAGCCTGATGCCCGAGGCCCCGGCCCTGACCACCGGCCTGGACGGCGCCATCGCCCACGCCCGGGACGCCGAGCTGGATGCCGCCGACCGCGCCCACAGTGCGGCCGAGCAGGCCGCCGCGCGCGCCGAGGCGGCCCGCCAGGAACAGGCCCGTCAGCTGCGCCAGGCTGCCGCCAGCCAGGCCGCCGCCATCCAGGCGAGCCAACTGCCCGACACCCCGAAGACGCCGGGCCAGCCCCAGGCCAGGGTGATCGACCCCAGCGCCGCCAGCAGCCTGGTGCCGCTGCCGATGCTGGACAGGCAGGACAACGAAGCCCTGCGCAGCCTGCTCGACCAGGTCGCCGAAGACGTGGTGGCGTTCCGTTGCGCGGTGCGCGTCGAAGTGCGCCAGGCCAAGGACTTCCAGTGGGTTGCCGCGCTGCTCAACGTGCGGATCAAGCGCCTGGACCCGAGCTTCAGCCCGCAGTTGACCCAGGTGATCAAGCCGGCGCAGACGCCGCGCCTGCTGCTCAGCCCGGCCCACCGCCAGTAG
- a CDS encoding LysR substrate-binding domain-containing protein: protein MLRELKTFLMVARHGTFSAAGLHLGLTQSAVSAQMRVLEQHLGVRLFDRSGRAAVLNAAGRHALPLAEQILALYAQMAVPTAVADWQGELRIGAIATVQTGLLPEALPRFRTAAPRVELKLVPGVSLHLLSQVDAGELDLALLIRPPFDLPKELVQLSLAREPFVLIAPQGVEGDDPLRLLAEQPFVRYDRHSFGGRRVSQFLREQRLSVREALELDELEAIVRMVECGLGVSLIPRAGLWLQRPTRLRVIELGPLTFHRELVAVMRRAQRQPALECLLDCLRG, encoded by the coding sequence ATGCTGCGCGAGCTGAAAACCTTCCTGATGGTTGCCCGCCACGGCACCTTCTCCGCCGCCGGTCTGCACCTTGGCCTGACCCAGTCGGCCGTCAGCGCGCAGATGCGCGTGCTGGAGCAGCACCTCGGCGTGCGCCTGTTCGATCGCAGCGGCCGCGCCGCCGTGCTCAACGCCGCCGGCCGGCATGCCCTGCCGCTGGCCGAGCAGATCCTCGCGCTCTATGCGCAGATGGCCGTGCCCACCGCCGTGGCCGACTGGCAGGGCGAGCTGCGCATCGGCGCCATCGCCACTGTACAGACCGGCCTGCTACCCGAGGCCCTGCCGCGTTTTCGCACCGCCGCGCCGCGGGTCGAGCTGAAGCTGGTGCCGGGGGTGTCCCTGCACCTGCTCAGTCAGGTGGACGCAGGCGAGCTGGATTTGGCGCTGCTGATCAGGCCGCCGTTCGACCTGCCCAAGGAGCTGGTGCAGCTCAGCCTGGCCCGGGAGCCCTTCGTATTGATCGCGCCCCAGGGGGTCGAGGGTGACGATCCGTTGCGCCTGCTCGCCGAGCAGCCCTTCGTGCGCTACGACCGCCACTCCTTCGGCGGTCGCCGGGTCAGCCAGTTCCTCCGCGAGCAGCGCCTGAGCGTGCGCGAGGCGCTGGAGCTGGATGAGCTCGAGGCCATCGTGCGGATGGTCGAATGCGGTCTGGGGGTGTCGCTGATTCCCCGCGCCGGCCTGTGGCTGCAGCGACCGACCCGGTTGCGGGTGATCGAACTGGGCCCGCTGACCTTCCACCGCGAACTGGTCGCGGTGATGCGCCGGGCGCAGCGGCAGCCGGCGCTGGAGTGTCTGCTGGACTGCCTGCGCGGTTGA
- the cyoE gene encoding heme o synthase yields MATLLRKQHVHAGWRDYLELTKPRVVVLMLITSLVGMFLATRAGVPWQVLLFGNLGIGLCAGAAAAVNHVVDRRIDSIMARTHKRPLAEGRVSPAAALSFALVLAVAGLALLLSYTNQLAAWLTLASLLGYAVIYTGFLKRATPQNIVIGGLAGAAPPLLGWVAVTGQLSAEPLLLVLIIFAWTPPHFWALAIHRKAEYAKADIPMLPVTHGEHYTKVHILLYTCVMFAVTLLPYAIHMSGLLYLVCAVGLGARFLHWSWVLYRDSRPHAAINTFKYSIWYLFLLFIALLVDHYLLLNL; encoded by the coding sequence ATGGCTACTCTATTGCGCAAGCAGCACGTTCACGCCGGCTGGCGCGACTATCTGGAGCTGACCAAGCCCAGGGTGGTGGTGCTGATGCTGATCACTTCGCTGGTGGGCATGTTCCTCGCCACCCGCGCCGGGGTGCCCTGGCAGGTGCTGCTGTTCGGCAACCTCGGCATCGGCCTGTGCGCCGGCGCGGCAGCGGCGGTCAACCATGTGGTGGATCGACGCATCGACTCGATCATGGCGCGCACCCACAAGCGTCCGCTGGCCGAGGGACGGGTTTCGCCGGCTGCGGCCCTGAGCTTTGCCCTGGTGCTGGCGGTCGCCGGCCTGGCCCTGCTGCTGAGCTACACCAACCAGCTGGCGGCGTGGCTGACCCTGGCTTCGCTGCTCGGTTACGCGGTGATCTACACCGGCTTCCTCAAGCGCGCCACGCCGCAGAACATCGTCATCGGCGGCCTGGCCGGCGCCGCCCCACCGCTGCTCGGCTGGGTCGCGGTGACCGGCCAGCTGTCTGCCGAACCGCTGCTGCTGGTGCTGATCATCTTCGCCTGGACCCCGCCGCACTTCTGGGCCCTGGCCATCCACCGCAAGGCGGAGTACGCCAAGGCCGACATTCCCATGCTGCCGGTGACCCATGGCGAGCACTACACCAAGGTGCACATCCTGCTCTACACCTGCGTGATGTTCGCGGTGACCCTGCTGCCCTATGCCATCCACATGAGCGGCCTGCTGTACCTGGTATGCGCCGTGGGGCTGGGCGCGCGCTTTCTGCACTGGTCCTGGGTGCTGTACCGTGACAGCAGGCCACACGCGGCGATCAACACCTTCAAGTACAGTATCTGGTACCTGTTCCTGCTGTTCATCGCCCTGCTGGTGGATCACTATCTACTGCTCAACCTGTAA
- a CDS encoding cytochrome c oxidase assembly protein, translated as MSDAISTRRLVLRLLLVVLAMFGFGFALVPIYDVMCQAFGINGKTAGAYQGAQVADEQRQVRVQFLATNAAGMAWEFRPLDDELLTHPGASNQMLFVAYNPTDRPMTAQAVPSVAPSKAAAYFHKTECFCFTQQELQPGERIEMPVRFIVDRDLPEDVHHLTLAYTLFDITARKPPVAQATLARAAP; from the coding sequence ATGAGCGATGCGATCAGCACTCGCCGTCTGGTTCTGCGCCTGTTGCTGGTGGTGCTGGCCATGTTCGGTTTCGGTTTCGCCCTGGTGCCGATCTACGACGTGATGTGCCAGGCCTTTGGCATCAACGGCAAGACCGCCGGGGCCTATCAGGGTGCCCAGGTGGCGGACGAACAGCGTCAGGTGCGGGTGCAGTTTCTCGCCACCAATGCCGCCGGCATGGCCTGGGAGTTCCGTCCCCTGGACGACGAGTTGCTGACCCATCCGGGGGCGAGCAACCAGATGCTGTTCGTCGCCTACAACCCGACCGACCGGCCGATGACCGCCCAGGCCGTGCCCAGCGTGGCGCCGTCCAAGGCCGCCGCCTACTTCCACAAGACCGAATGCTTCTGCTTCACCCAGCAGGAGCTGCAACCCGGGGAGCGCATCGAGATGCCGGTGCGCTTCATCGTCGATCGGGATCTCCCCGAGGACGTGCACCACCTGACGCTGGCCTACACCCTGTTCGATATCACTGCGCGTAAACCGCCTGTCGCCCAGGCGACCCTTGCCCGGGCGGCTCCATAA
- a CDS encoding methionine ABC transporter permease — MDTLLPNVDWPEIWQASLDTLSMLGGSLLFTVLLGLPLGVLLFLTGPRQMFEQKALYGVVSLLVNVLRSIPFVILLILMIPLTVLVTGTSLGVAGAIPPLVVGATPFFARLVETALREVDRGIIEATQAMGATTRQIVLNALLPEALPGLVAAVTVTAITLVSYTAMSGLIGGGGLGDLAVRYGYQRYQPDVMLVTVVLLLILVQILQSTGDKLVVHFSRK, encoded by the coding sequence ATGGATACGCTGCTCCCCAACGTCGACTGGCCGGAAATCTGGCAGGCCAGCCTGGATACCCTGAGCATGCTCGGCGGTTCGCTGCTGTTCACCGTGCTGCTCGGCCTGCCCCTGGGCGTGCTGCTGTTCCTCACCGGGCCGCGGCAGATGTTCGAGCAGAAGGCGCTGTACGGCGTGGTCTCGCTGCTGGTCAACGTGCTGCGCTCGATACCCTTCGTCATCCTGCTGATCCTGATGATCCCGCTCACCGTGCTGGTCACCGGTACTTCACTGGGCGTGGCCGGCGCCATTCCGCCGCTGGTGGTGGGGGCGACGCCGTTCTTCGCGCGCCTGGTGGAAACCGCTTTGCGCGAAGTCGACCGCGGCATCATCGAGGCGACCCAGGCGATGGGCGCGACCACCCGCCAGATCGTCCTCAACGCCCTGCTGCCCGAGGCGTTGCCGGGGCTGGTCGCCGCCGTCACCGTGACTGCCATCACCCTGGTGTCCTACACCGCCATGAGCGGCCTGATCGGCGGTGGCGGCCTCGGCGACCTCGCCGTGCGCTACGGCTACCAGCGCTACCAGCCGGACGTGATGCTGGTCACCGTGGTGCTGCTGCTGATCCTCGTGCAAATCCTGCAAAGCACCGGCGACAAGCTGGTGGTGCACTTCTCCAGAAAATAG
- a CDS encoding cytochrome c oxidase subunit 3, with translation MSSHEQYYVPAQSKWPIIATLGLLISVYGVGTWFNDMKAERADSNGPLIFFIGSLLLAYMLFGWFGNVIKESRAGMYSAQMDRSFRWGMSWFIFSEVMFFAAFFGVLFYVRTFAGPWLGGEGAKGVTNMLWPTFEYTWPLLNTPDPKLYPAPSGIISAWGLPLLNTVLLVTSSFTLTFAHHALRKNQRKPLTLWLALTVILGAAFLVFQVEEYVHAYTELGLTLGSGIYGATFFMLTGFHGAHVTLGAIMLTVMLIRILRGHFSPDQHFGFEAAAWYWHFVDVVWIGLFVFVYVL, from the coding sequence ATGTCGAGTCACGAGCAGTACTACGTTCCGGCCCAGAGCAAGTGGCCGATCATCGCCACCCTGGGCCTGCTGATCTCGGTCTATGGGGTCGGCACCTGGTTCAACGACATGAAGGCCGAGCGTGCGGACTCCAACGGTCCGCTGATCTTCTTCATCGGCAGTCTGCTTCTCGCCTACATGCTGTTCGGCTGGTTCGGCAACGTGATCAAGGAAAGCCGCGCCGGCATGTACAGCGCGCAGATGGACCGCTCCTTCCGCTGGGGCATGAGCTGGTTCATCTTCTCCGAGGTGATGTTCTTTGCCGCCTTCTTCGGCGTGCTGTTCTACGTGCGCACCTTTGCCGGGCCTTGGCTCGGCGGCGAGGGCGCCAAGGGCGTGACCAACATGCTGTGGCCGACCTTCGAGTACACCTGGCCGCTGCTCAACACCCCGGACCCCAAGCTCTACCCGGCGCCTAGCGGCATCATCAGCGCCTGGGGGCTGCCGCTGCTCAACACCGTGCTGCTGGTGACCTCCAGCTTCACCCTGACCTTCGCCCACCATGCCCTGCGCAAGAACCAGCGCAAGCCGCTGACCCTTTGGCTGGCGCTGACCGTGATTCTGGGCGCTGCCTTCCTGGTGTTCCAGGTCGAGGAATACGTGCACGCCTACACCGAACTGGGGCTGACCCTGGGCTCGGGCATCTACGGCGCGACCTTCTTCATGCTCACCGGTTTTCACGGCGCCCACGTGACCCTGGGGGCGATAATGCTGACGGTCATGTTGATCCGCATCCTGCGCGGGCACTTCAGTCCCGATCAGCATTTCGGTTTCGAGGCCGCCGCCTGGTACTGGCACTTCGTCGACGTGGTGTGGATCGGCCTGTTCGTCTTCGTCTATGTGCTGTGA
- a CDS encoding SURF1 family protein produces the protein MSAFRPGVLPSLVVMALLPLLLALGAWQLSRAEEKRELLAMHEARRLAPPVTVDQLERRQDRAYVRVRLHGSFDAEHGLLLDNSIRGGQAGVEVLQPFYDQASGLWLLLNRGWLPWPDRRIAPTFATPEGPLNLTAWAYVPLGEPFLLQQAQAAQGWPLLITLVEPQALWQRLGRAGLPQELRLEPGPAAFQVDWPVVAMSPDKHLGYAVQWFALAAALLGLFIYFGLHNARETRHEPSHHTA, from the coding sequence ATGAGCGCCTTTCGCCCCGGCGTGCTGCCCAGCCTGGTGGTCATGGCGCTGTTGCCGCTACTGCTGGCGCTGGGCGCCTGGCAGCTGTCGCGGGCCGAGGAAAAGCGCGAGCTGCTGGCCATGCACGAAGCCCGGCGCCTGGCCCCCCCCGTCACCGTCGACCAGCTGGAGCGCCGCCAGGACCGGGCCTACGTGCGGGTGCGCCTGCACGGCAGCTTCGATGCCGAGCATGGCCTGCTGCTGGATAACAGCATCCGTGGCGGACAGGCCGGGGTGGAAGTCCTGCAACCTTTCTACGACCAGGCCAGTGGTCTGTGGCTGCTGCTCAACCGCGGCTGGCTGCCCTGGCCGGATCGGCGCATTGCGCCCACTTTCGCCACCCCCGAAGGCCCCTTGAACTTGACGGCCTGGGCCTATGTGCCGCTGGGCGAGCCGTTCCTGCTGCAGCAGGCCCAGGCGGCGCAGGGTTGGCCCCTACTGATCACCCTGGTCGAGCCCCAGGCGCTATGGCAGCGCCTGGGGCGCGCCGGGCTGCCTCAGGAGCTGCGCCTGGAGCCTGGGCCGGCAGCCTTTCAGGTCGACTGGCCGGTGGTCGCCATGAGCCCGGACAAGCACCTGGGTTACGCCGTACAGTGGTTCGCCCTGGCGGCCGCCCTGCTCGGTCTGTTCATCTATTTCGGTTTGCATAACGCGCGGGAGACTCGCCATGAACCCAGCCATCACACTGCCTGA
- the znuB gene encoding zinc ABC transporter permease subunit ZnuB: protein MADFLLNALLAGLALALVAGPLGSFVVWRRMAYFGDTLSHAALLGVALGLMLDVSPTLAVTVGCVLLAVLLVTLQTRQPLASDTLLGILAHSTLSLGLVVLSFMREVRIDLMSYLFGDLLAVGAADLAWILAGSALVLLLLCLLWRPLLAITVHEELARVEGLPVAAIRLSLMLLIAVVIAVAMKIVGVLLITSLLIIPAAAAQRHARTPEQMALGASLLGVLAVCGGLSLSWFQDTPAGPSIVVAAASLFLLSLAWPRRTA from the coding sequence ATGGCTGATTTTCTGCTCAACGCCCTGCTCGCCGGCCTGGCGCTGGCCCTGGTCGCCGGCCCCCTCGGCTCCTTCGTGGTGTGGCGACGCATGGCCTATTTCGGCGACACCCTGTCCCACGCCGCGCTGCTCGGCGTGGCTCTGGGACTGATGCTGGACGTCAGCCCGACCCTGGCGGTGACGGTCGGCTGCGTGCTGCTGGCGGTGCTGCTGGTGACCCTGCAGACCCGCCAGCCGCTGGCCTCCGACACCCTGCTGGGCATCCTCGCCCACAGCACCCTGTCCCTCGGCCTGGTGGTGCTGAGCTTCATGCGCGAGGTGCGCATCGACCTGATGAGCTACCTTTTCGGCGACCTGCTGGCCGTCGGCGCCGCCGACCTGGCCTGGATTCTCGCCGGCAGCGCCCTGGTCCTGCTGTTGCTGTGCCTGCTCTGGCGCCCCCTGCTGGCGATTACCGTGCACGAGGAACTGGCCAGGGTCGAAGGCCTGCCCGTGGCGGCGATCCGCCTGAGCCTGATGCTGCTGATTGCCGTGGTGATCGCCGTGGCGATGAAGATAGTCGGGGTGCTGCTGATCACCTCGCTGCTGATCATTCCCGCCGCCGCCGCCCAGCGCCATGCGCGAACGCCGGAGCAGATGGCCCTGGGCGCCAGCCTGCTGGGCGTCCTCGCGGTCTGCGGCGGGCTCAGTCTATCCTGGTTCCAGGACACCCCGGCCGGCCCGTCGATCGTGGTCGCCGCCGCCAGCCTGTTCCTGCTGAGCCTGGCCTGGCCGCGGCGCACGGCCTGA